Proteins from a single region of Thermococcus sp.:
- a CDS encoding AAA family ATPase: protein MSALNKNRDKILKYLSNVRIATRNDISRETGLTGRALTETLSELVKEGVIELIEEKPKTYKFLDINVIKLDFQEVSNYYQLKLEVVKTLKRAGWRLKFNHHEVAAVALMYARHTPFRVLIFGSQGVGKTSLIKAVFREIKSPLVLEDLHLMNLYEVVGSTKNKTKVIEEQYRHRWGQENPSRFDKYEVIPLSRIAPSELIFRFIPVRVVQPVTAPEGLFKQIYFEFVNVPKLPLPRPQEIEQLSEQLGCYEYFTIDSSAHAQAVGRIKYDEIVNFTEDSTDLHKTNIKYELRTKDDLLLANWRELHHVDDLYRGFNEDLQIWNNALQVLRFNMGWLQDVDKAVEQTVDFILDMFKTFTIVRQV from the coding sequence ATGTCGGCTTTAAACAAAAATCGCGATAAAATCCTGAAATACCTCTCCAACGTTCGAATCGCAACGCGAAACGACATTTCTCGCGAAACTGGGCTAACAGGGAGGGCCCTAACTGAAACCCTGTCAGAACTCGTTAAAGAGGGCGTTATTGAACTCATCGAAGAAAAACCGAAAACATACAAGTTTTTGGACATTAACGTCATCAAACTGGACTTTCAGGAGGTATCAAACTACTATCAACTCAAGCTCGAGGTGGTTAAGACCCTCAAAAGAGCGGGATGGAGACTTAAATTTAATCATCATGAAGTAGCCGCAGTTGCGTTAATGTATGCAAGGCACACACCGTTCAGAGTCCTGATCTTTGGCAGTCAGGGGGTGGGGAAAACTTCTCTTATTAAAGCAGTGTTCCGGGAAATTAAATCTCCTCTGGTACTCGAAGACCTGCATCTGATGAATCTCTATGAGGTGGTGGGCTCTACAAAGAATAAGACTAAAGTCATTGAAGAACAGTACAGGCATCGGTGGGGACAGGAAAACCCCTCCAGGTTTGACAAGTACGAAGTGATCCCTCTTTCGAGGATTGCTCCCTCGGAACTCATTTTCAGATTTATTCCTGTGAGAGTTGTTCAGCCCGTGACGGCACCGGAAGGATTATTCAAGCAGATTTATTTTGAATTTGTGAATGTTCCAAAACTACCTCTTCCCCGACCTCAAGAGATAGAACAGTTAAGTGAGCAATTGGGCTGCTATGAATACTTTACGATTGACAGCAGTGCTCATGCTCAAGCCGTTGGCAGGATAAAATATGATGAGATTGTGAACTTCACTGAGGACTCTACAGACCTGCATAAAACAAATATCAAATATGAATTAAGAACTAAAGACGATCTCTTACTGGCAAACTGGAGAGAGCTTCATCATGTAGATGATCTCTACAGGGGGTTCAATGAGGATCTTCAGATATGGAACAATGCCCTTCAGGTTCTCAGGTTTAACATGGGATGGCTTCAGGATGTAGACAAAGCTGTAGAACAGACAGTTGATTTTATTCTCGACATGTTCAAAACATTCACAATAGTGCGTCAGGTGTGA